CATTTCGACATGCCAAACTGCAGACCTGGCTTCTCCATCTCCCCACCCCCCCGcggtgcagccacagccaacGCCAACGGATCCCTAAACCCGGAATGGACCAGAGCACGCCCCCGGTGCTGCTGGGCGGGGACCGGGCCCCTTCTCCCCGTGCAATTCCCCCAGTTTCGGCTGGGACTGACAGCACCGCAGGTTCTGGGGCTCTCGGTGCCGTTCAGGGCTCTTGCTGTGGAGGGGGAAAGGCCGACAGTGGCGGTGTCCCGGTGCCGCGGTCCCGTTCAGGTCCCCGCGGTGTCCCGGTGCACTGAAGGCCGTGtcccgctgggggggggggggggggggggggggggggggggggggggggggggggggggggggggggggggggggggggggggggggggggggggggggggggggggggggggggggggggggggggggggggggggggggggggggggggggggggggggggggggggggggggggggggggggggggggggggggggggggggggggggggggggggggggggggggggggggggggggggggggggggggggggggggggggggggggggggggggggggggggggggggggggggggggggggggggggggggggggggggggggggggggggggggggggggggggggggggggggggggggggggggggggggggggggggggggggggggggggggggggggggggggggggggggggggggggggggggggggggggggggggggggggggggggggggggggggggggggggggggggggggggggggggggggggggggggggggggggggggggggggggggggggggggggggggggggggggggggggggggggggggggggggggggggggggggggggggggggggggggggggggggggggggggggggggggggggggggggggggggggggggggggggggggggggggggggggggggggggggggggggggggggggggggggggggggggggggggggggggggggggggggggggggggggggggggggggggggggggggggggggggggggggggggggggggggggggggggggggggggggggggggggggggggggggggggggggggggggggggggggggggggggggggggggggggggggggggggggggggggggggggggggggggggggggggggggggggggggggggggggggggggggggggggggggggggggggggggggggggggggggggggggggggggggggggggggggggggggggggggggggggggggggggggggggggggggggggggggggggggggggggggggggggggggggggggggggggggggggggggggggggggggggggggggggggggggggggggggggggggggggggggggggggggggggggggggggggggggggggggggggggggggggggggggggggggggggggggggggggggggggggggggggggggggggggggggggggggggggggggggggggggggggggggggggggggggggggggggggggggggggggggggggggggggggggggggggggggggggggggggggggggggggggggggggggggggggggggggggggggggggggggggggggggggggggggggggggggggggggggggggggggggggggggggggggggggggggggggggggggggggggggggggggggggggggggggggggggggggggggggggggggggtgtcccgcgggccgggccgggccgggcccctCCGCTCCCCTCAGGGCCTCGACCTCGATGCGGAGCGGGAGAAGATCCGCCGCGAGATCGAGCAGCTGGAGCGCAGCCTGCAGCCCGGCGGGGCCGACATCCCGCTGCCTCTGTCCGACTCCAGCCTCAGCTCCGGTACGGCTTGGGGGGGCTCCCCGCGCAGCCGCCGGTACCGGCGCTTTGCACGTTCCCTTTGCACCCAGATGCCGCCAGCGGTGACATCGCGGGGCCTGAGCGCTCCTCGCGAACTGCTGTGTGAGCTGCGCCACCCGCCCGCGCTCCCCTGAGCGCTCCTCGCGAACTGCTGTGTGAGCTGCGCCACCCGCCAGcgctcctgcccctcctgaaGTTCATTTTCCAGAGCCGAGAGAAATCCGTGACAATTGGAGCATCTCTGTCCGGAGAGGCGCCACCCACCCGTGCTTGGATCGCAGGGCTCTGAGTAACTTCTCTCAGAAGTCTGTACCACAcccgggggatgctgaggggctgctggtgcgaagtttctgtttctcctgGCTTAGAATGTTCTCTTGGCTGCACACCCGGGAGCCTTTTGTGCAGGGCCGCCATTCAGCTTTGCTGCAGttacccagagctgctctttttcaccttctccaggacattaaaaaaaatcaaaacaacaccaaaaaagcATAAGTGGAGTTATAACTAAATGCACTTTTTTACTTCCCCGTATCCAAACCCACTGATAGTCACATCTGAGATCTCTGTGgtgctttttcctctgtgctttcattgaaaatgtttgggtttcaagttttcttttatCCCACTACAATCAGCATTCTTATATTTTGTTTGTCTAGCTGATGATGATGAAGACGGCGATGATGAAGATGGTGACGATGAAGATGGTGATGATGAAGATTCTCATGCTGAAATGGTAACTGTTTTCCCTTTAAGTAGATGTCTATTCTATTAGATATCTATTCTAGCTATCTATtgaagggagcaggaggaagagaaacCTCATCCTCCTCTGGGGAAATCCAAGCAATTGCCTTGGCTTTGTGCTCTGTAAAACTCAAATTTTGGGTGTTCCTGCCCAGGACTTTGTTATTCAGtgtcagagattttttttctgtgccaaGGTCAGAggcctccctgctctgtgtccctgcaaaCCCCTCAGGCTGTGGGCACACAGCAGGTTCAGCTGAGGAAGTGCTGAGTTACAGGACTGATTGGTAAGATCTGCTTTTCAAacaactgcttttctttgttttctccctAAATGCCTCAAGGAAGTGGAAATAGAAGATGGCAGTGGTGAtcatgatgatgatggtgatgaggatgaggatgaggatgatgatgaggatgaggatgaggatgatgatgatatTGAAAGCCTGCCCCAGGATCCAGAAACCTGCCTGCAGATGAACCATGTGTACCAGGAAGTTATCAAGGAAAAGATTGAGGAAGTGGAGCTGCTCattgcacaaaacaaaaaacagcaggTGAGCAAAGCAGGAGTGAAATGCTCATTTCTGAGCTTTTCTGGGTTGCCATTTGCCATCCTTCCTCCCTCTCAAGCTCAGGACTCAAATGGTTTCTTTAACTAATGAATCTttcttacaataaaaataaaattggtaTTTTACATGTTATATTTTAGCTTGTTGTGGCAAGTTagtattttattaatcttttaaataattttgcactGTGCAAGCTCAGGAAGTTCCAAATCCTGCCTTTAACTCCTTCAGTGATTTCCCAGTGTGGTGCTGCAGATTTAAACCCTGCCTGGGGTGTTTGTGAGGGCTCAGCCACTGCTCTCTGAAATCAGGAATTTGGAGGAGACACTGATGCTGTTCAATTCATTCTTGTATTGCAGAAGGAAATCATAAGTGAGCTTCATGGTCCAAAACCAGCCAAGGCAGGAGATGGCAGAAATCTACCACCAAATGTGTTTTTGGGTCATTTTATGAAGCCATACTTTAAGGATAAAATAACAGGAATTGTAAGTAAATAATTGCACCCACCAGGGGCTTGAATATTCTTGAGTTTAACTTAAACGTCTTCAATTCCAGGACCCAATTCCATGCTGCTATTTAAAGCACTCACTGAAATTTGGTTGTCTGTGAAACTGagttttctccatttctgagattttctgtaattttttttttttaatattttctggagCAAttctttgtactttttttttgtgtgtgtttttttgaAAGGCCATTGGCAAAAGGAGATCTTGGCTTTTTGTGGTAGCCAAGATGTCAACTGCCATCACCcatgtattaatattttcaagcaATTACTggtaatatttctatttaagaTATGTCCCTGTGAGCTCTTGCTAACAAAGGCAACTAAGCAGTGTGAGTGTGACAGTTTGCACAAGTTTGAGTTTCCAGTTATGTTTGTAGCAGTTCATGCTGGAGCTTTTAGAAGAAACAATAATTTTGTCTGACTCTCAGTGTATCTAACCCTTCCAATCCTCACCAGGGCCCTCCTTCCAACGAAGATGCCAAGGAAAAGGCAGCTCAGGGCATCAAATCCTTTGAACAGCTGCATTCAACCAAGTGTAAGTAAGTCTGGTTGCTGTTCAGTGTTCTAGAAGAGCTGTAACATGTCTATATTCATATAAAAAGTGTATATATTCATATTGTTagtgtatgtgtttgtgtgtgtgtgttcctaTTTGCAGTTAAACATCAACACCTCTGGTTGACTCATTAAAAAGTCATTCAAAGGGAATGGGGTGCtctgtaaattatttcaatgaGCCATTAATGACTCCTTTTCCATTTGTTCTGCTGCATCAGCTCCTGTGAGCACTCCTAAACCAAGTAAGGTGGTGCAAGGGAAGTTCAAGGGACACCTGCAGCTCCAAGTGCTCCCAGGGTGATTTCCTTTATTGGGGTCTCTTTGGAGATCCCAATAAAACTGAGTCAGAGGCAGTGCCTTGCCCGAGTCTGACACGATGTTGGTGACTTAGGCAGGGaactctccctgcagagctggaggatgtccccaggggtgctgggagcagtgggtgtCTCCTGGCAGTGGTTTTGCACTGATGtctggctgctcccctgcctgctTTAGGGAAAACTGCAGAGAagacactgctgcagaaatccGTGGCGAGCGACCGCCTGCAGCGCCTGCTCCAGCCAAAGCTGCTCAAGTGAGTACTGCccaaaaatcctcttttctcctgctgagAACATTgcttgggaaaggagaagggagatgTGGAGACTTCACCTTCCTCTAGCAAGTTCCTGTGTTAATTGCTTGTGTTTGTGGGATTttaaaacatctattttttcccattggcACTGTGGTGTAACTTAAAATACTTTGTAGGGCTTGAAGCTGAAATTGCTGTTGCAGCAACCATTGGTTCTCTGTGGAAACACCAAAATGGTTTATCTGAAACCTGTTGTGGGTCAGGGATTGCATTGAAGGGGCTAAAATATGGCAATGAGTGTGCCTTGTGGGAAAATCTGGGGGAACAGTTTTGTGTGGAAATAAACTTGAAGGGAGGAGTGGTACTGATGGGGAAGGTGTCTCTGCTGTACATCTTCTGATGCCATTGATCTCGTTCCCATCCATCCTATTAAGTAGtgataaaaatgtcttttaacaGGTTGAGTTATTGGAATCAGAAGTTGGAGAAAGTCaagactgaaacagaaaaacagatctTGGAAAAGCAAATCAAAGACTTGGAGCAAGAAATAGAGGAAATTAAGTAAGAAGTCTTTCTATATTCTTggtaaaaaatgaaatttcttagAGTTTAGCTCTAAAAGTTCCCTCCTCCTACTTCTAGATGGGTCATTGGTGTTGGGTTGTAAAAAATGAGATGCAGCTCTGTCATCTCCACTGTTCTATACTAAGAAATGTGTTTGGCTCTTGATACACAAAGTGTAGTGCCTGCACCCACTATAGAGGTGCTGCTTTAAGTGCTCCTAAAGGAGCAgaggtctgattttttttcatatttttgagCTTTTGCTCATGAATAAATCTAGAGCAACATATTTGGATATGGCATTAATTGTTTCTCCTGCTAATCTGATTGTTCAGTTCTTGTGGAAGTCAGGAACAGGTGGAGGAATGAGATGAGGCAGGATCAAGAAGACAAAGTATTTAATTAACCATTTAATGTGAttctttcttcctgtttgtATCTTCTTTTTTAGCCAACTCCCAGAAGGTGATTTAATAGGAAACAGATTCGATGAGCATGACTGGGACAAAATTTCAAACATCCATGTGAGTTGGGGGATCAGCTGTTTTATTGCTTCTGATATTTGTGTCCTTCCTCTTGAGAATCACCTGACCTGGTTTGCATCCAGTGTTTCCATCTTGCATTTCTCCAAGTTGACTGTTAAGTGATCTCAGCTTGTTAAATTTGGTGATTTAAGTCTGGAAAACTTGGCAGTAGGACATACCTGGAATGTAAAACAATGGTTTTCCTGTTTGTCCAAGTGTCTTAATCCCAGCTCTGAGACTAAAcatgtttttgttgtttcttttagTTCGATGGACAACGTAGCTCAGAAGAACTGAGGAAGTTTTGGCAAAATTGGGAGCATCCAAGCATCAACAAAAAGGAGTGGACTGAGGAGGAGATAGAGAAGCTCAAGCAGATAGCTGCTAAACACAACTACCTGGACTGGCAGACCAttgcccaggagctgggggtaAGGTCTGAGCTGCCAAGTTGGTTCATTCTGGCTTTACTTTGCCTCTTGTGGGGTTTAAAAACAGTGGTAATAATAACTCACTGTTAATGAGTGCTTTCTGAGGAGTGCCCAAGAACAGTACCAAAAGGGTTTGGTGCTttggcttttctctctttttttagattttctctcttgctttttgtCCTCATAAACCAGCTAcctgcttctctctgttttctttgtattaAGACCAACAGGACAGCTTTCCAGTGCTTGCAGAAATACCAAATCTAtaacaaagatttaaaaaggaaagaatggaCCAAGGATGAGGATCAGATGCTTTTAGAGCTCGTTCAAGAGATGAGAGTGGGAAGCCATATCCCATACAAGAAAAGTAAGTGATCCACAAGTGACAAACCTTTCATTCACCTGGAATGCTTCAGTCTCccattctcttttccttggtGGAAGCTGTGATCTCTTCCTTTCCTGTACCTATCTGGAAGTTTCATTATATCAGCAGGAACTTAATATCTCTTGGAATCTTTATCCATACTagaaattcagctgaaattgGCTGAGCAccatttttaagaaattaaagtGCTGCTTATGGCAATCACTGCTTGCAACTGTTGTCCAGATAAAGGAAGAAGCATTAATTACAACGGATTTAAAtaaaccttttaattttcagttgcTTATTACATGGAAGGAAGAGATTCTGCTCAGCTGATTTACCGCTGGACAAAGAGTGTGGACCCCAGCTTGAAGAAAGGAGCCTGGACACCAGAGGAAGATGCTGTAAGCTCCATTCTCTGGGCCTGGAATTGCAGGGTGGGAATGTTGGACTGCTGAAGTGTGGCTTGGCTGTAGATCTGAGCTTTAGCAGTGGCACAGAGGAGTGTAAAACAAACCAAGGTGGGCCTTTTACAGCTCAAGAGGACTTAAAAGCTCCTGAACACTTTTGTCCAGAGATTTGCACAGGAAACAAATAgacctgctgctgtctcaggcCTGTTAGGTTGTGCTGGTGAGGATTTCAGCTCTTGTTCTGCCTGCTGCACACAGATGCTGATGGCTGCAGTTGAGAAGTACGGGGAGAAGGACTGGTACAAAATCCGCAGGGAGGTGCCGGGCAGGAGCGACGCCCGGTGCCGGGAGCGGTGAGTTCaggccagtgccagccccttAAGAAAGGGAAAGCTCTGGCTAGGAAGGCTGGTTTTGTTCAGCCTTGGAGTGCAGTGATGAGCTGATTTTTTTACTCCTGACtgtaatgttttccttttgaaggtATTTAAAGGTATTGCACAGGAATCTGAAGAAAGGCAAGTGGAGCTTGGAGGAAGAGGATCAACTGATTGAACTGGTTGAGAAGCATGGCCTGGGTAGGTGTTTCTGTGCTTAATCTATAGAGGTTTAGAGGTGTCATGGaggttttctcttctttcattgTAAGTTCTGCAGGCTCTGCTTTGTACTACTGATTGCAGCTTCTTTGTATTGTGTGTTGTGTGCATTAAGGATTTCAGAACCATTCATGCGGTAACTGTCTTTTTATCCAGAGAGATTTATAATATGTGTGTAATGGCTTCATTGAAAGGCCTATTGCTCAGTTTGTggcacaaataaaaatgttctgcaTCCACTGCATCCTTTTCAGGTCACTGGAGTAAAATAGCTTCAGACCTGGTACATCGGACTGGTTCCCAATGCCTGAGCAAGTGGAAACACATGATTGGCTCTAAGGTAATTGTGGAAATCCTACTGTGTCACAGTCCTATCTCTTCAATTAAGTTTCTCTAAACTAGAAGTGGAATCCTGTGAAATCAACTTTAAAAATGACATTGATTTCACACAATCACGGTTTTTGTTGTGGATTTCAcagtttaaatatttgctgGGTCAAGCAGCCTTTGTTCTGAAGAGCTGAAGTTAATTTGCTATATATTTGTGTATTGTCCAGAATTCTTTCCTGCCTTGAAATGCCTGTAAGGATGGGATATATgtaggttttcttttctgtaccTCATGAGTTGCCAGTTTGGGTCCCAGGCACTCAAGAAATTCTGTCTGCTTAAGACCTTGTCGAAGAtggttttgtttccaaaatcTTGTTTCCTTTGGAGAAGGAAATTTCCTGATTTGAGACAGTTGCAAACCAGGGGCGATCACTGACTAAAACTTTTGTGTGCTTGTTTTGGCCAAGAAGAAAAGATGTGGGGCGAGCAAACGGTGCCATGCTGAGGAGAGCTCGAGCccttcagagagcagcagtgaggaggaCATGGAGCTGGACCTGGCAGACAGCTCAGAGGAGGAGGGGACAAGCACCAAGAGCAATGAGGAGTGTGCAGTCCCCAGCATTGACCTGTGGATACCAACAGGGGCAGACACACAGGAGGCAACCAGGGAGAGATACCAAATCCaatccctcctctctgctgccagggctggtgcagggagcagctgcagtgacatTCCAAGGGCAGGATGTGacagagacagagctgctgaTAAATCATCTGAGCTCAGCACCCTGCTGAGGGGCATTGGAAAGTCCTGTTCCACAGATGTGCTGGTGAAGAATCCAGCAGAAGTGATGGCCAAGGTGAGCTGGGATAGGAGCTTGGATCAGAAGTTAGAAGGgaagtgcagctgctgcagcaagggCATGATGTGATGAGCAGATAACATCTTGCTGTTCGTTCCTTTGTACTGTTAAGCCAAAAATGTGAAGATAATTACCCAGTAAATTCTGGTTTTGGGGTCTTTGGTAGATTGCTCACACAAAAGCTTTTACGAAATACACCCTTAGTGTTGTGATGATGCACAAGCATTAAAAGTAAACGTCTTCAgagtttatttcatttaataagATACATTCAACAGCAGGGATGTTGAAAACTTGTATCTGCTGTGCATATCCAGTGCAAGTTATTTTCTTGGAGTGACTTTCccttctgtcttttcctgtGTGCTTTCATATTCAGGCTTCCCAGTGTGGAAAACAAGTGCTGCAGGTTAGCCTGGAGGAGGTGAGAACAATATTAAGGAGAAACACGGGATTCCAGAGGAAACTGGTGAGTGCCTCTTGTCTTGTGTGCTCTTGTGATGtgagcactgcccagctgtgcttAGCAGGAATTTATATAATCACAGATCTTGCACTGTAATCCCAAGAGGAAAAGCTCACAGTTTTTTTGTGCTAACTGTCCTGTGAATGATTTGTCCTGTGACTAATGGCACAACCTTCCTAATGGGAACTCttaattgtgtattttttttttttcatgcacgGCAATGAAAGATGCTAAAACCTCCTGGCAGCCTTTTAGCCAAGCCCCCTGGAGAgggtgcagctgctggccaggatgcccaggggctgcaggagctgccagagagAGCTGGGCGCCGGCCCAGGGAGTGCTGGAGGAAGCTGAGCCTGAACAGGAGGCTGCTGATGGCAGTGACCCCTTGGGTGGGCAAcgtgctgctgccctgcactgtgCAGGCTGGGAGCATGGCTTTCTACCAGACTAAAGGTACTGGGGACCCATCCTACCTTTGTCCCTGCTTTCTAATGTCTCCTGGGTGAATTCCCAGCTGATTTTGATGTTGGGtttctttccagctgctgctgttcacgAGCTGGTGAAGTCACTCAGTCTCAGCAGCACTCCCCTGTTTGCACTGCTGGTTCGTGTAagttttactgcttttaaatggtgcaaatctttatttttagtattttaggCTTAAAGAAATGGTTTATCTTTGTTTCTTAAACAAATAATCTAATTACTGGACTAATCTACCTTCATGGTTTGCATATGAAGTTTCTTAAATAAGTCCTGCATCCAAAATCTGATCCTGCCAGGGCTTTTTCTCTAAGTGAAAAATATCCCCACAATCTTGCACGTGAAGCATGTCCCCTCTATTTTGTGTTGTCACTGACTccagcaaaacatttttgcCCTTAATGTTAATGAAGCTCTCACCTTGCAGCTCTTCCAGATTGATACCAAAGGCTGTATGAAGATTATTAAGGAGAGAAAGCTGAGGCAGTTGGAGCTGCTTAAGGCTAATGCAAGAAGCCCTCAGCAGgtattgtgtttttaaaattttccactgaattCTTGATTAAATAAGTACTTTAATTGTGTGGCCACACAATTTCCATGTGTGTTAGCAGTTTGTTTTGGTTCAGAGGCAGAATTAAATGCTGGCTGTTTGGCCATTTGTTCAGAAGGTGGCAGATGTGGGTTTGATTCACATCTGTGCTATTTTAATAATCGTTAAATTTATCAGAAGTATAatttaatatactttttttttttttacaggctTCCCAAAATACGGACACTTCTTCAGGTACCTAccagaacatttatttttatgatgtgCAAGAACTTTCACATAATCTATCACTGTTACATTAATAACTAGTTTAACTGAAGGAGAAACCTGCATTGTCATGCTCATTTTTGCTAGCTCTTGGATCTTTAAGCATGTCTCCCTTTGGTAAGGACTGGAAAAAACCCTGGAGGGTTTGGGAACCAGTGACACTGCACCAGTTCATTGGGGTGTTAGTGTGCATTCCTGGCCCATCTCTGATTTCTGGGGGCAGTTACCCCTTGTTCACTTGCTGGGACCTGGCTTGATTAAATCAGGACTGTGGTGTTGTAGCAATTCTCACAGACAGGAATTTTGCCACGCTCCTTGATGTTTAATCTCACAAACAGGAATTTTGCCACGCTCCTTGATGTTTAATGAGAAATGGCTTTTGGAAATACTGCTCATTCATTGGCATTTTATGTCCTCTCCTCTGCAGGCAACTCATCCCAAGCTTGTTCTCAGAGGAATTCCCAAGGGGGCATCCCAAGGAATTCTGTCAGGAGATCTGCCTTGAGAGCACGGAGCAGTGCCCCTGGTGCCTtggagagctgtgccagagcagtgcagggagctcCCCCAGGCCAGGGGCAAAGGCAGAAGCCTAAAACTGTCTCAGAATTGCTGCGAGAGAAGCGTTTGAGGCAGTCCCAGGCCAAGAAGGCCCTGCAGAGGACAGTGCTGGTTGCCTCACCAGTGCTGGTTTCAGGGCCTTTGATAATCCAGCACCCACCACAGCAAATCATTCCCTATGAGAAATGGCTTTTGGAAATACTGTTCATTCATTGGCATTTTATGTCCTCTCCTCTGCAGGCAACTCATCCCAAGCTTGTTCTCAGAGGAATTCCCAAGGGGGCATCCCAAGGAATTCTGTCAGGAGATCTGCCTTGAGAGCACGGAGCAGTGCCCCTGGTGCCTtggagagctgtgccagagcagtgcagggagctcCCCCAGGCCAGGGGCAAAGGCAGAAGCCTAAAACTGTCTCAGAATTGCTGCGAGAGAAGCGTTTGAGGCAGTCCCAGGCCAAGAAGGCCCTGCAGAGGACAGTGCTGGTTGCCTCACCAGTGCTGGTTTCAGGGCCTTTGATAATCCAGCACCCACCACAGCAAATCATTCCCTCTGCACAAGCAGGGAgcaaacctgcagcagctgctggcacagagagaCAAGCGCAGGGTTCACCAGTGCCCACAAGGACTTCTCCTGCAGGTTCTGCTTCTGCTCTTGTGCCTGAAAACTGttcctcagcagtgccagaagctggggacagccctggttGCTCCAACGGGATGGATCTACAGTCAAGTAAGAAACTAAAAGAGGAAGCTCTGGAAAGCAGCCCTCAAGGAGGGGTTTGTCCAGGTGTGaatccagctgcagcagagaaggcCCCGGACCTGGGAGGGTGCAATGGTCAGGTCCCAGCCAGTAGCTCAGCTTCAGCAGTGTTGCAAAACCAGGCTTCAGTGCCTCACCAGATGGCAGTGGTGCCTCTTGGCCTGGTGTCTGGCACCAACACATTGTCCCTTTCCACACCAGTCACCTGTGAGCTGAAGAGTAACGGGCCACAGCAGACACCAGTgagcctgctgcctgctcttgTGCCTCCACAAGCTGCTTCTCCTGTGATTCCCAACAGCATCCTGCCCTTCCAGTGGGTTGTAATCCCCCAaactctgctccccagcactgtccAGACTGCGGTGggtgctccccagggaatgccagctgctgctgggaaaagccagtGTCAGACAAATGTGACTTCCAATGGCAATGTCTCTGCTTTGGGAGGGACTCTTGTACCAGCTGGAGCAAAGCCACctcaccccagcagtgcagagacAAAAGGGCCAAGttcccagctggcaggagctcctTTGGGAAAGGCAGCTGACCAGTCCACAATTCCCTTACCTCTGCCCTCAGTGTGTCCTGGAAGCACCACATCCAGTGTTTCTGTTGTAACCCCTGCATGTTCAGATGGCTCCTCCATGGCTCCAgactcctctgcagctccagctgccagctcagccccgTGTGCCATCGTGctgccccaaacacagccccctgccagccctcagggctctgattcccagcctgtgcccagtCTCACCAGCTTGGGAAGGAGCAGTGGCTGCATCACAACAAACGGATCATCCTTCAgtccagacagcagcaggacagagactgtgctgtggccagcacctgcagctcctcactgcaaTGTCTCAGGGAACTCTGCTTGCTCTCGTGCCCAGGAACTGAGGAACAGACCCATTGCCTCCAAACCACCCAGTGCTGACGTTCCCCCTCAGCCAAGCACTTCCAGTGCAGAGAAGAATCTCCTTGACTTCAGCCTGATCTCCATGGAGGATGAGGGGCTAGTGAAGGAGTGGCTGACTGGGAAACAAGGGGTTCAGGTGCCATCACTGCAGACCAGGCTGCCTTATCTGCCACCTTTCATCTGCAGCATTAAAACCCTCTCAAAGCTC
This sequence is a window from Ficedula albicollis isolate OC2 chromosome 17, FicAlb1.5, whole genome shotgun sequence. Protein-coding genes within it:
- the SNAPC4 gene encoding snRNA-activating protein complex subunit 4 gives rise to the protein MEVEIEDGSGDHDDDGDEDEDEDDDEDEDEDDDDIESLPQDPETCLQMNHVYQEVIKEKIEEVELLIAQNKKQQKEIISELHGPKPAKAGDGRNLPPNVFLGHFMKPYFKDKITGIGPPSNEDAKEKAAQGIKSFEQLHSTKWKTAEKTLLQKSVASDRLQRLLQPKLLKLSYWNQKLEKVKTETEKQILEKQIKDLEQEIEEINQLPEGDLIGNRFDEHDWDKISNIHFDGQRSSEELRKFWQNWEHPSINKKEWTEEEIEKLKQIAAKHNYLDWQTIAQELGTNRTAFQCLQKYQIYNKDLKRKEWTKDEDQMLLELVQEMRVGSHIPYKKIAYYMEGRDSAQLIYRWTKSVDPSLKKGAWTPEEDAMLMAAVEKYGEKDWYKIRREVPGRSDARCRERYLKVLHRNLKKGKWSLEEEDQLIELVEKHGLGHWSKIASDLVHRTGSQCLSKWKHMIGSKKRCGASKRCHAEESSSPSESSSEEDMELDLADSSEEEGTSTKSNEECAVPSIDLWIPTGADTQEATRERYQIQSLLSAARAGAGSSCSDIPRAGCDRDRAADKSSELSTLLRGIGKSCSTDVLVKNPAEVMAKASQCGKQVLQVSLEEVRTILRRNTGFQRKLMLKPPGSLLAKPPGEGAAAGQDAQGLQELPERAGRRPRECWRKLSLNRRLLMAVTPWVGNVLLPCTVQAGSMAFYQTKAAAVHELVKSLSLSSTPLFALLVRLFQIDTKGCMKIIKERKLRQLELLKANARSPQQASQNTDTSSGNSSQACSQRNSQGGIPRNSVRRSALRARSSAPGALESCARAVQGAPPGQGQRQKPKTVSELLREKRLRQSQAKKALQRTVLVASPVLVSGPLIIQHPPQQIIPSAQAGSKPAAAAGTERQAQGSPVPTRTSPAGSASALVPENCSSAVPEAGDSPGCSNGMDLQSSKKLKEEALESSPQGGVCPGVNPAAAEKAPDLGGCNGQVPASSSASAVLQNQASVPHQMAVVPLGLVSGTNTLSLSTPVTCELKSNGPQQTPVSLLPALVPPQAASPVIPNSILPFQWVVIPQTLLPSTVQTAVGAPQGMPAAAGKSQCQTNVTSNGNVSALGGTLVPAGAKPPHPSSAETKGPSSQLAGAPLGKAADQSTIPLPLPSVCPGSTTSSVSVVTPACSDGSSMAPDSSAAPAASSAPCAIVLPQTQPPASPQGSDSQPVPSLTSLGRSSGCITTNGSSFSPDSSRTETVLWPAPAAPHCNVSGNSACSRAQELRNRPIASKPPSADVPPQPSTSSAEKNLLDFSLISMEDEGLVKEWLTGKQGVQVPSLQTRLPYLPPFICSIKTLSKLLVQKAALEEQAASLLPSEASGDGGTGDVFHAVGELVQQKLGDNPAYLLLKARFLAAFTLPAVLATLPPPKVTTTLSASRKQHEDSDDEEWQSKKNVSEEESCGNELTGAQDHWRNEDEPGDKDADLLNQGMRAEESPAQSALGSCTDVADARAPQIRRSARFKKRRRI